A section of the Hevea brasiliensis isolate MT/VB/25A 57/8 chromosome 17, ASM3005281v1, whole genome shotgun sequence genome encodes:
- the LOC110642972 gene encoding pentatricopeptide repeat-containing protein At1g11710, mitochondrial isoform X2, whose amino-acid sequence MFISFWLCKRISVLNRGFHAGLHFTHRNTEDIVFKAICVNLKHKRWNILELMSPSLTSSMVSRVVCQFQNSPLLALEFYNWVLEKKSILQSVESCCTVIHVLVNLKRFDDALSLMGNLMSVNGRSHLEVLDALVNTYRKCDSSPAVFDCLVRACTQIGATESAYEVIKKLQLEGYWVTIHAWNNFLSHLLKLNEISRFWKEYKEMVSCGYVENVYTFNLVIYALCKESKLLEAMSMFYRSLKRGIWPNVVTFNMIIDGACQMGAMDLAMKLISKMEVMSGGTVKPDCVTYNCLINGFCKIGKASTAEKVKNEMMENDTESNVRTYATLIDGYSRVGTLEEAFRLCDEMVKKGLVPNSIIYNSLIQWLCMEGDVEESSLLLSDMINKWICPDQFTYSILTMGLCRNGYVNEAFKFHDKLLEKNLIGDSFSYNILINYLCRSNNLAGAKQLLASMYVRGLVPDVVTYATLIDWHCKEGSIETAVQVYEKMMKAGEKPNLLVYNSVINGLCKEESLDLAGLLKDTLQRMDLFDVITYNTLINGYCKSGKIDEAFALSSEMRNAGISASHATYNTLINFLCKLSCVQQAQELMKMMVLWGLIPDSITYTTLISSFSKKCSPEEVIELHDYMVLKGVVPDKQTYKAIVSPLLQEDGVET is encoded by the coding sequence ATGTTTATAAGCTTCTGGTTATGCAAAAGAATTTCTGTCTTAAACCGTGGTTTTCACGCTGGTCTGCATTTCACACACCGTAATACTGAGGATATTGTTTTTAAAGCAATTTGTGTTAATCTCAAACACAAGAGATGGAATATCTTGGAGCTAATGTCACCCAGTCTCACTTCCTCGATGGTGAGTCGTGTAGTTTGCCAGTTTCAAAACTCACCACTATTAGCTTTAGAATTTTATAATTGGGTTCTAGAGAAAAAGAGTATTTTGCAATCAGTGGAGTCTTGTTGCACTGTTATTCATGTGCTAGTCAACTTGAAGAGATTTGATGATGCCTTGTCTCTTATGGGGAACTTAATGAGTGTAAATGGGAGATCCCATTTGGAGGTCTTAGATGCGTTGGTTAATACTTATCGAAAGTGTGATTCAAGTCCAGCTGTTTTTGATTGTTTGGTTCGGGCATGTACTCAAATTGGGGCTACTGAGAGTGCTTATGAAGTGATCAAGAAGTTGCAATTGGAGGGTTATTGGGTGACAATTCATGCTTGGAATAACTTTTTGAGTCATCTCTTGAAGTTGAATGAGATTAGTAGGTTTTGGAAGGAGTACAAGGAAATGGTTTCTTGTGGATATGTTGAAAATGTATATACTTTCAATTTGGTCATTTATGCTCTTTGTAAGGAATCTAAACTACTAGAAGCAATGTCAATGTTCTATCGAAGCTTGAAGCGTGGTATTTGGCCTAATGTTGTTACTTTTAACATGATCATAGATGGTGCTTGCCAGATGGGTGCCATGGATCTTGCCATGAAGCTCATTAGCAAGATGGAAGTCATGTCAGGTGGAACTGTTAAGCCTGATTGTGTAACTTATAATTGTCTCATCAATGGATTTTGCAAAATTGGGAAAGCATCTACGGCGGAAAAAGTTAAAAATGAAATGATGGAGAATGATACTGAGTCTAATGTGAGGACCTACGCAACTTTAATAGATGGATATTCCCGAGTGGGGACTTTGGAGGAGGCATTTAGGTTATGTGATGAAATGGTGAAAAAGGGATTGGTACCCAACTCTATCATATACAATTCACTCATCCAGTGGCTTTGCATGGAAGGAGATGTAGAAGAATCCTCTTTGCTATTATCTGACATGATTAATAAGTGGATATGCCCTGATCAATTCACATATTCTATTCTCACAATGGGTCTTTGCAGAAATGGTTATGTCAACGAAGCATTTAAATTCCATGATAAGCTTCTTGAAAAGAACCTCATTGGAGATTCATTTTCATACAATATTCTTATTAATTACTTGTGTAGAAGCAATAATTTAGCAGGAGCTAAACAACTTCTTGCCAGTATGTATGTTCGTGGCCTGGTTCCTGATGTTGTTACATATGCTACTTTGATAGATTGGCATTGCAAGGAGGGCAGCATTGAAACTGCAGTCCAGGTCTATGAGAAAATGATGAAGGCAGGGGAAAAACCTAATTTGTTAGTCTACAATTCTGTTATAAATGGTTTATGCAAGGAGGAATCACTGGATCTTGCAGGACTTCTGAAGGATACATTGCAGAGGATGGATTTATTTGATGTCATAACTTATAATACCTTGATTAATGGATACTGCAAAAGTGGGAAGATTGATGAGGCATTTGCTTTGTCTTCAGAAATGAGAAATGCAGGAATTTCAGCAAGCCATGCCACCTATAACACATTAATAAACTTTTTGTGCAAGCTTAGTTGTGTTCAACAAGCACAGGAACTAATGAAGATGATGGTCCTTTGGGGTTTGATTCCTGATTCCATAACATACACAACTCTTATTAGCAGTTTCAGCAAGAAGTGCAGCCCTGAAGAAGTGATTGAATTGCATGATTACATGGTGCTCAAGGGAGTAGTGCCTGATAAACAGACGTACAAGGCCATAGTGAGTCCACTTCTTCAAGAAGATGGTGTGGAGACCTGA
- the LOC110642972 gene encoding pentatricopeptide repeat-containing protein At1g11710, mitochondrial isoform X1, which translates to MRLFVYMKLFQFFLLAEANPQMHAENSANAGGTGSLFCSMFISFWLCKRISVLNRGFHAGLHFTHRNTEDIVFKAICVNLKHKRWNILELMSPSLTSSMVSRVVCQFQNSPLLALEFYNWVLEKKSILQSVESCCTVIHVLVNLKRFDDALSLMGNLMSVNGRSHLEVLDALVNTYRKCDSSPAVFDCLVRACTQIGATESAYEVIKKLQLEGYWVTIHAWNNFLSHLLKLNEISRFWKEYKEMVSCGYVENVYTFNLVIYALCKESKLLEAMSMFYRSLKRGIWPNVVTFNMIIDGACQMGAMDLAMKLISKMEVMSGGTVKPDCVTYNCLINGFCKIGKASTAEKVKNEMMENDTESNVRTYATLIDGYSRVGTLEEAFRLCDEMVKKGLVPNSIIYNSLIQWLCMEGDVEESSLLLSDMINKWICPDQFTYSILTMGLCRNGYVNEAFKFHDKLLEKNLIGDSFSYNILINYLCRSNNLAGAKQLLASMYVRGLVPDVVTYATLIDWHCKEGSIETAVQVYEKMMKAGEKPNLLVYNSVINGLCKEESLDLAGLLKDTLQRMDLFDVITYNTLINGYCKSGKIDEAFALSSEMRNAGISASHATYNTLINFLCKLSCVQQAQELMKMMVLWGLIPDSITYTTLISSFSKKCSPEEVIELHDYMVLKGVVPDKQTYKAIVSPLLQEDGVET; encoded by the exons ATGAGACTGTTCGTCTATATGAAATTATTCCAATTCTTTTTGTTGGCGGAAGCGAATCCACAAATGCATGCAGAGAACTCTGCAAATGCTGGAG GAACTGGGTCTTTATTCTGTTCTATGTTTATAAGCTTCTGGTTATGCAAAAGAATTTCTGTCTTAAACCGTGGTTTTCACGCTGGTCTGCATTTCACACACCGTAATACTGAGGATATTGTTTTTAAAGCAATTTGTGTTAATCTCAAACACAAGAGATGGAATATCTTGGAGCTAATGTCACCCAGTCTCACTTCCTCGATGGTGAGTCGTGTAGTTTGCCAGTTTCAAAACTCACCACTATTAGCTTTAGAATTTTATAATTGGGTTCTAGAGAAAAAGAGTATTTTGCAATCAGTGGAGTCTTGTTGCACTGTTATTCATGTGCTAGTCAACTTGAAGAGATTTGATGATGCCTTGTCTCTTATGGGGAACTTAATGAGTGTAAATGGGAGATCCCATTTGGAGGTCTTAGATGCGTTGGTTAATACTTATCGAAAGTGTGATTCAAGTCCAGCTGTTTTTGATTGTTTGGTTCGGGCATGTACTCAAATTGGGGCTACTGAGAGTGCTTATGAAGTGATCAAGAAGTTGCAATTGGAGGGTTATTGGGTGACAATTCATGCTTGGAATAACTTTTTGAGTCATCTCTTGAAGTTGAATGAGATTAGTAGGTTTTGGAAGGAGTACAAGGAAATGGTTTCTTGTGGATATGTTGAAAATGTATATACTTTCAATTTGGTCATTTATGCTCTTTGTAAGGAATCTAAACTACTAGAAGCAATGTCAATGTTCTATCGAAGCTTGAAGCGTGGTATTTGGCCTAATGTTGTTACTTTTAACATGATCATAGATGGTGCTTGCCAGATGGGTGCCATGGATCTTGCCATGAAGCTCATTAGCAAGATGGAAGTCATGTCAGGTGGAACTGTTAAGCCTGATTGTGTAACTTATAATTGTCTCATCAATGGATTTTGCAAAATTGGGAAAGCATCTACGGCGGAAAAAGTTAAAAATGAAATGATGGAGAATGATACTGAGTCTAATGTGAGGACCTACGCAACTTTAATAGATGGATATTCCCGAGTGGGGACTTTGGAGGAGGCATTTAGGTTATGTGATGAAATGGTGAAAAAGGGATTGGTACCCAACTCTATCATATACAATTCACTCATCCAGTGGCTTTGCATGGAAGGAGATGTAGAAGAATCCTCTTTGCTATTATCTGACATGATTAATAAGTGGATATGCCCTGATCAATTCACATATTCTATTCTCACAATGGGTCTTTGCAGAAATGGTTATGTCAACGAAGCATTTAAATTCCATGATAAGCTTCTTGAAAAGAACCTCATTGGAGATTCATTTTCATACAATATTCTTATTAATTACTTGTGTAGAAGCAATAATTTAGCAGGAGCTAAACAACTTCTTGCCAGTATGTATGTTCGTGGCCTGGTTCCTGATGTTGTTACATATGCTACTTTGATAGATTGGCATTGCAAGGAGGGCAGCATTGAAACTGCAGTCCAGGTCTATGAGAAAATGATGAAGGCAGGGGAAAAACCTAATTTGTTAGTCTACAATTCTGTTATAAATGGTTTATGCAAGGAGGAATCACTGGATCTTGCAGGACTTCTGAAGGATACATTGCAGAGGATGGATTTATTTGATGTCATAACTTATAATACCTTGATTAATGGATACTGCAAAAGTGGGAAGATTGATGAGGCATTTGCTTTGTCTTCAGAAATGAGAAATGCAGGAATTTCAGCAAGCCATGCCACCTATAACACATTAATAAACTTTTTGTGCAAGCTTAGTTGTGTTCAACAAGCACAGGAACTAATGAAGATGATGGTCCTTTGGGGTTTGATTCCTGATTCCATAACATACACAACTCTTATTAGCAGTTTCAGCAAGAAGTGCAGCCCTGAAGAAGTGATTGAATTGCATGATTACATGGTGCTCAAGGGAGTAGTGCCTGATAAACAGACGTACAAGGCCATAGTGAGTCCACTTCTTCAAGAAGATGGTGTGGAGACCTGA